GCCAAAAAAGTGATGGCGATCGAAATCGACCAGCGTCTTTTGCCTATTTTGCAGGACACGCTGTCACCCTATGAAAATATTGAAGTCGTTCACGGGGACGTACTGGAGCTGGATCTGAAGAAGTTAATAGAAGAAAAGATGACAGGAGTGGAAAAGCTGAGCGTAGTGGCGAATTTGCCTTACTATGTGACGACACCGATCCTGATGAAGCTGCTGGAAGAGAGATTGCCCCTCGAAAACATCGTGGTTATGATTCAAAAGGAAGTGGCAGAGAGAATTGCAGCCAAACCAGGAACGAAAGACTATGGCTCTCTGTCAGTCGCAGCTCAATTCTATGCAGATACAGAAGTAGCGATGATTGTGCCTGCAAGTGTGTTTGTCCCGCGTCCGAATGTCGACTCAGCAGTGATTCGCTTAAAGGTAAGAGATCGTCCGCCAGTGGAAGTAGACGATCAGGATGTGTTTTTCCGAGTGGTACGCAGCTCGTTTGCGCAGCGCCGTAAGACA
This genomic stretch from Brevibacillus brevis harbors:
- the rsmA gene encoding 16S rRNA (adenine(1518)-N(6)/adenine(1519)-N(6))-dimethyltransferase RsmA: MTQIAGKDIATPTRTKEIVEKYGFAFKKSLGQNFLIDTNILHNIVSEADLTKEKGAIEIGPGIGALTEQLGRAAKKVMAIEIDQRLLPILQDTLSPYENIEVVHGDVLELDLKKLIEEKMTGVEKLSVVANLPYYVTTPILMKLLEERLPLENIVVMIQKEVAERIAAKPGTKDYGSLSVAAQFYADTEVAMIVPASVFVPRPNVDSAVIRLKVRDRPPVEVDDQDVFFRVVRSSFAQRRKTLLNNLMNGLFPKTQKDEVIQMLNDIGIDPTRRGETLSLDEFARLANEGMRRGLIT